From a single Stigmatopora argus isolate UIUO_Sarg chromosome 4, RoL_Sarg_1.0, whole genome shotgun sequence genomic region:
- the LOC144073275 gene encoding zymogen granule membrane protein 16-like, whose product MFLYLFLTSLCATCLAEPFQDHYSFSPTVGGGTGTQFVTEGVGRITAIRIWELNSAYIIGIQLRYNYVWSNVVGRTLTNREPLEMHLHDGETIVQVSGKFFVSNYIYQLIIVTNKGRLLIAGQPIQTSFNFYPVHPDAELRLLSGRSNGIGITSLGAHWAIFNGNETYY is encoded by the exons ATGTTTTTGTACCTGTTCCTTACAAGTCTCTGTGCAACGTGCCTGGCAGAAC CTTTCCAGGACCACTACTCCTTCTCCCCCACTGTCGGAGGTGGTACTGGGACCCAATTTGTGACAGAAGGAGTAGGCCGAATTACAGCAATTCGGATCTGGGAGTTAAACAGTGCTTACATTATTGG AATTCAGCTGCGTTACAATTATGTGTGGAGCAATGTAGTTGGCCGAACACTTACCAATCGAGAACCATTGGAAATGCACCTGCACGATGGTGAAACAATTGTTCAG GTGTCTGGAAAATTCTTTGTCTCCAACTACATCTATCAACTTATAATTGTGACAAACAAAGGACGCTTGTtgattgctggccagccaatacAG acctCTTTTAACTTTTATCCAGTGCACCCAGATGCTGAACTCCGACTCCTCAGTGGCCGCTCCAATGGGATTGGGATTACGTCACTGGGAGCCCACTGGGCAATCTTTAATGGGAATGAAACTTACTACTAA